One segment of Campylobacter hominis ATCC BAA-381 DNA contains the following:
- a CDS encoding malic enzyme-like NAD(P)-binding protein, with product MINKEKALEYHIGGKTAIQITKPCESVEELSLAYSPGVAEPCKEIHKNSELAYKYTNKSNLVAVISNGTAVLGLGNIGAQAGKPVMEGKAVLFKKFGKIDAFDIEIDETDPDKFIEICKAIAPTFGGINLEDIKAPECFYIEKRLKAETKIPVMHDDQHGTAIITSAGLLNAVKISGKKIEDVKIVVSGSGAAGIACARMYKTLGAKNVIMVDSKGVIYEGRENLSPEKMEFAIKTDARTLSDAMKNADMFLGLSKAGIVSKDMVKSMAKNPIVFALANPDPEISPKDVKDTRDDAIIGTGRSDYPNQINNILGFPYIFRGALDVKSTNITENMKMAAAKALAELAREPVSDKVKKIVGNDKLEFGINYVIPNPFDERVFSRVALAVAKAAIEDGVALIKDFDLKKYKERLEAEK from the coding sequence ATGATAAACAAAGAAAAAGCACTTGAATATCACATAGGAGGCAAAACTGCCATACAAATCACAAAGCCTTGCGAAAGTGTGGAAGAACTTTCATTGGCTTACAGTCCTGGTGTTGCCGAACCTTGCAAAGAGATTCATAAAAACAGCGAACTTGCTTATAAATACACAAATAAATCAAATTTGGTAGCTGTTATCAGTAATGGAACCGCCGTTTTAGGACTTGGTAATATCGGAGCGCAAGCCGGCAAACCTGTTATGGAAGGTAAAGCGGTATTATTTAAAAAATTTGGGAAAATAGATGCTTTTGATATAGAAATAGATGAAACGGATCCTGATAAATTTATAGAAATCTGCAAAGCGATTGCGCCGACATTCGGCGGTATAAACCTTGAAGATATAAAAGCGCCGGAGTGTTTTTATATAGAAAAAAGATTGAAAGCTGAGACCAAAATTCCGGTTATGCATGACGATCAGCATGGAACGGCTATCATAACATCAGCCGGACTTTTAAATGCCGTTAAAATAAGCGGCAAAAAAATAGAAGATGTCAAGATAGTAGTAAGCGGAAGCGGGGCTGCAGGAATTGCTTGCGCAAGAATGTATAAGACTCTTGGTGCGAAAAATGTAATTATGGTTGATTCTAAAGGCGTAATTTATGAAGGAAGAGAAAATTTAAGCCCTGAAAAAATGGAATTTGCAATAAAAACGGACGCAAGAACCTTAAGCGATGCGATGAAAAATGCCGATATGTTTTTAGGACTTAGCAAAGCAGGTATCGTAAGCAAAGATATGGTAAAAAGTATGGCAAAAAATCCTATAGTTTTTGCTCTTGCAAATCCGGATCCTGAAATCAGCCCAAAAGATGTAAAAGATACAAGAGACGACGCTATTATAGGAACAGGAAGAAGTGACTATCCAAACCAAATCAACAATATTTTAGGATTTCCTTATATTTTCAGGGGCGCGCTTGATGTAAAATCTACAAATATAACTGAAAATATGAAAATGGCTGCGGCAAAAGCCTTAGCAGAGCTTGCAAGAGAGCCTGTCAGTGATAAAGTTAAAAAGATTGTCGGTAATGACAAATTAGAATTCGGTATAAATTATGTGATACCAAATCCTTTTGATGAAAGAGTTTTTTCAAGGGTTGCATTAGCTGTAGCAAAAGCAGCGATTGAGGATGGAGTTGCTTTGATTAAAGACTTTGATCTAAAAAAATACAAAGAGAGATTAGAGGCGGAAAAATGA